From Micromonospora echinaurantiaca:
CTCGGGGTGCTGGCCGAACTGGTCCGCGGGGCCACCGAGCCACCGGTCGGCTCGGCCCAGCCGGTACGGCGCTGGTCGGTGCTGCTCGACGGCGCGCTACGGCGGTTGCCGGAGGACGACGGCCGGCGCCGCTGGCGGGTCAGCCCGGCGGCCGGCGCCCTCGCCGCGGCCGCCCTGCCGACCGCGCTCGCGCTGGTGTCGATCATGCCGGCGCTGGTCGTGGCGCTGGTCGAGCCGCAGGCCACCGTAACCCGGGTGTGGCAGGGACCCCCGCCGGGGCTGCTCGACCCGCCGCCCGGCGCGGTCGACCCGGCGCACGTGCTCACCGCGCTGCTGCTGACCGCGACCGCGGCGCTGGCCGCCACCGGCTTCAGCGGTGGCCGCCGGTCCCGGGCGGTGCCGGTGGTGCTGCCCGGCGCGGCGGTCACCCTGCTGATCACCCCGACCGCGCTCGGCATGGGCTGGCCGACGAGCACGCTCGCCGCGCTCTCCGTCTTCACCATCTCGATGCTCGGGCTGGCGCTGACCCCGCCCCCGCCGCTGGTCGAGCCGGCCCGCTCACTACGCCTGGCGCGGGTGCTGGTCTTCGTCATCGGGCTGGCGGCCGGTGGCGCCGGGCTGGCCGGCAGTCTGGCCACCCGGGAACTGACCCTGTTCACGCTCGGCGGCGCGGTCGGGGTCGGCACGGTCGCCGCGCTCTTCGGCAGCAACCAGCGGGCCCGCATCCTCGGCTGGCTGTTCGCCTCGCTGATGGCGCAGCTCTTCGTGCTCACCGCCGGCCTGGTCGCCGGGCTGGCCGCGGTCTGGTCCGCGTTCGGCGTACTGGCGGTCGGGGCGGCGTTGCAGGTCTTCGCGGCCACGCTGCCCCGGCTGCGCCGCCCCGAGGCGCAGCGCGAGGCGGCCACCGTGGAGTGGAGCGGCCACGCCGCCGCGCTGATCGCCCTGGCGCTGGCCTTCGACTCGCCACGGCACATCGCCGCCCTGCTGGCAGCCTGGGGTGCGGTCCTCGGGGTGGCGGCGACCCGGCCGGGCCGCCGGCCGATGGAGCGGCGGATCCTGTTCTGGGCGGTGGTGGTCTGCGAGATCAGCGCCTGGTGGATCCTGATGCGGGTCGCCGACGTGGCGCTGCCCGAGGCGTACACGCTGCCGTTCGCGGCGCTGGCTCTGCTGGTCGGCGTCCTGGAGCTGCGGCAGCGCGCCGACCTGAGCAGCTGGGTGGCGTACGGGCCGGCGCTGGTCGCCGCGTTCCTGCCGACCCTGGCGATCGTGCTGGCCACCGATTCCAGCACGCTGCGACAGGTGTTGCTGCTGCTCGGCGCGGTGGCCGTGCTGATCTTCGGCTCGATGAGCCAGCAGCAGGCCCCGGTGATCGTCGGCGCCACGGTCACCGCGATCACCGCGATCCACGCGCTGTTCGCGTTCGGCCCGTGGCTGGCGCTGATCCCGGTCGGCATCCTGCTGCTGGTGCTCGGCGCCAGCAACGAGCGGCGCCGCCGCGCCCAGGAGCGGTTGCAGACCGCCCTGCGCGGCATGCGGTGAAACCGGAGGGTCCCCGCGGGCCTCGGCCCGGGCCGGCGCGCACGGCGTGTGGGCCGGGCACGGTGGGCCGGGCGCGGACGCGTGCACCACGGGCCGGGTCCGGGTTGGCTAGGCTCCGGCCGTGCGGATCATCGAAGGTGCCGGGGTGTGGACGCCGCCCGCCGGGGCGGCCAACGACTGGGTGGAGCACCTGCGCGTGCCGGACCTGTCGGTGGGGACGTACTGCATCCCGGCCGGCGGGGTCGACGACCAGAGCCCGCACACCGAGGACGAGATCTACGTGGTCACCGCCGGGCGGGCCCGGATCGTGACCCCGGGCGGCGCGGCCGAGGTCGGCCCCGGTTCGGTCATCTTCGTGCCCGCCGGCGAGGAGCACCGGTTCGTGGAGGTCACCGAGGACCTGGCGCTGCTGGTGGTGTTCGGCCCGGCGTACGGCTCGCGCGCGTCGGGCCCACCGACCGGCTAGCTCGGTCGACCGGCACCGGTCCGGCAGGCGACCCGATCCCACGGCACCCGATCCGGGCGGGCAGCGCCGCGGGCGCTCCGGCGGGTCAGGCCAGGGAGGCGCGGAGGGCGGCGTCCTTCTCGGCCACCAACTGCTCCAGGTCGGCCTGGTAGGCCGACATCCGGTCGAGCAGGGCACGATCGGCCGCGGCCAGGATCCGGACGGCGAGCAGCCCGGCGTTGCGGGCGTTGCCGATCGAGACGGTGGCCACCGGCACGCCGGCCGGCATCTGCACGATGGAGAGCAGCGAGTCCATCCCGTCCAGGTGCTTCAGCGGCACCGGGACGCCGATCACCGGCAGCGGGGTGACCGAGGCGACCATGCCGGGCAGGGCCGCGGCGCCACCCGCGCCGGCGATGATCACCTTCAGGCCGCGGTCGGCGGCGGCCCGGCCGTAGTCGATCATCTTGACCGGGGTGCGGTGCGCCGAGACGACCTCGACCTCGTAGGGCACCTCGAACTCGGCCAGCACCTCGGCGGCCGCCTTCATGGTGGGCCAGTCCGAGTCGCTACCCATGATCAAGCCGACGGTGCTCACTCGTGCCTGCCTTTCGTTCGCGACTGCGGGGCTCGCAAGCTCACTCCTCGCGCTCACCGAGCCGGCCTTTCGTTCGCGACTGCGGGGCTCGCAAGCTCACTCCTCGCGCTCACCGAGCCGGCCTTTCGTTCGCGACTGCGGGGCTCGCAAGCTCACTCCTCGCGCTCACCGCGACCCTCCCGCAGCCAGCGGGCGGCCCGCGCGGCCCGCGCCCGTACCTCGTCCAGATCGTCGCCGAGCAGCGTGACGTGCCCGATCTTGCGGCCGGGGCGTACCTGCTTGCCGTAGAGGTGCACCTTCGCGCCCGGCTCGGCGGCGAAGAGGTGGTGCAGCCGCTCGTCGATCGACATCCCGCCCGGCTCGCCGCCGAGCACGTTCGCCATCACCACCACCGGCGCGGTCAGCGCGGTGTCGCCCATCGGGTAGTCGAGCACCGCCCGCAGGTGCTGCTCGAACTGTGAGGTGCGGGCGCCCTCGATGGTCCAGTGGCCGGAGTTGTGCGGCCGCATGGCCAGCTCGTTCACCATGATCGCCGGCCGGCCGGCGGGGTCGGCGACCTCGAACAGCTCGACCGCGAGCAGCCCGACCACGCCGAGCGCGGTGGCCAGGTCGATGGCGAGCTGCTGGGCGGCGACGGCCAACTCCTCGGGCAGGTCCGGCGCGGGGGCCAGCACCTCGACGCAGATCCCGTCCCGCTGCACCGTCTCGACCACCGGGTACGCGGCGACCTGCCCGAACGGCGAGCGGGCCACCTGCACGGCCAGCTCGCGGCGCAGCGGCACCCGCTCCTCGACGATCAGCCGGGTCCCGCCGGCCAGCAGGGTGCCGGCCAGCTCGGCGGCCTGCGCCGGGCCGTCGACCAGCCAGACGCCCCGGCCGTCGTACCCGCCGCTGGCCGCCTTGAGCACCACCGGCCAGCCCACCTCGTCGCCGAAGCCGACCAGGTCGGCGGGCTCGCCGACCGGCCGCCAGGCCGGGTTGGGCGCGCCCAGCTCGGTCAGCCGCTCGCGCATCGCTCGCTTGTCCTGGGCGTACCGCAGCGCCTCGGCCGGCGGAAAGAGCTTCACGCCCTCGGCCGCCAGGGTGCGGATGTGCTCGTTCGGCACGTGCTCGTGGTCGAAGGTGACCACGTCACAGCCCTTGGCGAAGGTGCGCAGCGCGGCGAGGTCGGTGTGGTCGCCGTACTGGACGTCGGCGGCGACCAGCGCGGCGCCGTCGTCGGGGGCGAGCGCCAGCACGCGCAGCGACTGGCCGAGGGCGATCGCGGACTGGTGGGTCATCCGGGCCAGCTGGCCGCCGCCCACCATGCCGACAACAGGCAGACCGGTACGGGAATCCATAGCGGCGCCAGCCTATCCGGCCCGGCCGCCGCCGCCCCTACCGGCCGGCGAGCTGGGCGATCAGGTCGTCCACGCCGGTGACCGGGCGATCGCAGACGAAACCCCGGCAGACGTACGCGGTGGACCGCCCGTCGACCATCGTCCGGTCGGCGAGCAGCGGCACCCCCGGCTGGTCGGCCCGGCCGGCCACGACCACCGCCCCGGGTGGAGCGTGCCGGTGCGCCGCCGCGACCAGCGGGTCCCCCGCCGGGTCGTCGGTGACCACCGCGATCTCGTACGGCCCGGAGAGCAGCGCCTCGCCGGCGGTGGCCGCGTACCCGGTGAACCGGGCGTGCCGGCCGACGATCGGCGCGACGGTGCCGAGCGCCGCCTCGGCCGCCTCCCGGTAGCGCTGCTCACCGGTCAGCGCCGCGTACGCCACCAGCGCGGCGACGATCGCCGACCGGCCGGACGGGGTGGCGTTGTCGGTGGGGTCCGCCGGCCGGGTGACCAGCCGCTCGGCGTCGTCGGCGGTGTCGTAGAAGCCGCCACCGGGTGCGGCGAACCGCTCCAGCGCGACGTCCAGCAGCCGACCGGCCAGCTCCAGCCAGCGCCCCTCGCCGGTGAGCTGGTGCATGGCGCAGAACGCCTCGGCGACGCAGCCGTAGTCCTCCAGCACCCCGACCGGCTCACCGACCACCCCTGCCCGGGAGACCCGGCGCAGCCGACCGTCGACGACGTGCACCTTCGCCAGGTGCTCGGCGGCGTCGCGCATCGCGCCGTCGGTCACGATGACGACGCCCTCCATCAGGTTGGCGTCCTCGTCGTCCGGGCTCGCGTAGAGCGCGGCCACCTGCTGGAACTCGGCGATGGCGGTGATCGCCAGGCCGTTCCAGGCGGCCACCACCTTGTCGTCCCGGGCCGGTTGCGGGCGGGTGTCCCGTGCCGTCAGCAGCCGGCCGACGGCGCCCTGCCAGCGGGCCCGGACCGCCGGGTCGGCGTCGTCCACGTCGCGGGCCAGCTTGAGCACGCTGGTGCCGTGCTCGAACGTCCCCTCCGGGGTGACGCCGAACAGGTCGGCCGCCCACCGGCCGTCCTCCTCGCCCAGCGCCGCCACCAGCTGATCGGGGGTCCAGACGTACGTCAGGCCCTCGACGCCCTGGGTGTCGGCGTCGAGAGCGGACGCGAAGCCCTCCCCCGGCCGGTGCAGCTCGTCGGCGAGGAACCGGGCGGTGTCCCGGGCCACCCGCCGGGCCAGCCGGTCCCCGGTGAGCCGCCACAACTGGGTGTACGCCCGCAGCAGCAGCGCGTTGTCGTAGAGCATCTTCTCGAAGTGCGGCACGGTCCAGTGCCCGTCCACCGCGTAGCGGGCGAAGCCGCCGGCGAGCTGGTCGTAGATGCCGCCCCGGGCCATCGCCTCGCAGGTGTGCCGGACGATCTCCAGGCTGCGCTCCGAGCCGGTGCGCTGATGGTGCCGGAGCAGGAACAGCAGGTTCATGTGCGGCGGGAACTTCGGCGCGCCGCCGAAGCCGCCGTTGGTCTCGTCGTACTCCTTGGCGAGCTGGTCGGCCGCGGCGTCGAGCAGCGCGGCGTCCAGCGGCGCGGTGGGCCCGCCCACGGCCTGGGCGCCACCGATCGCCTCGACCACCGCGGCGCCCTGGCGCAGCACCGCCTCCCGCTGGTCGCGCCACGCGGTGGCCACCGACTGCAACAGCCGGACGAAGTTGGGCCGCGGGTAGTAGGTGCCGCAGAAGAACGGGGTGCCGTCCGGGGTGGCGAAGACGGTCATCGGCCAGCCGCCCTGGCCGGTCATCGCCTGGGTGGCGGTCATGTAGACCGCGTCCACGTCCGGCCGTTCCTCGCGGTCCACCTTGATGCACACGAAGTCGTCGTTCATCAGCGCGCCGACCTGCTCGTTCTCGAACGACTCGTGGGCCATCACGTGGCACCAGTGGCAGGCGGCGTAGCCGACCGAGACGAGCACCGGCACGTCCCGCCGCTTCGCCTCGGCGAACGCCTCGTCGCACCACGGCCACCAGTCGACCGGGTTGTCGGCGTGCTGGAGCAGGTACGGGCTGGTGGCGTCCGCGAGTCGGTTCACCCGACGACCATAACCAGCCGCCGCCCGACCTGCCGGTCGGTCAGGAGGCGTCGTCGGCGCGCAGCGGGAAGACGTTGGGCCGGGCCTCGTCGAGCAGCGTGCCGAGCACGGCGCCGATCTTGTCGGCGGGCATCGGCTTGAAGAAGTGGTAGCCCTGGGCGGCGGTGCAGCCCAGCTCGGCCAGGGCGATCCGCTGCTCGGCGGTCTCCACCCCCTCGGCGACCACCCGCAGCCCCAGCTCGTGGGCGAGCCCGACGGTGGTCCGGACGATCGCCGCCGCCTCCGGGGAGTCCGCCATCCGGATCACGAAGGACCGGTCCACCTTGAGCTCGTCCACGGCGATCCGGGTGAGGAAGGTGAGCGAGGAGAAGCCGGTGCCGAAGTCGTCCACCGCGAGCTGCACGCCCATCGACCGGAGGGTGGCGAGCACCTCGTCGATCACCTCGAGCTCGCTCATCACCACGGTCTCGGTGATCTCCAGGACCAGCCGATGCGGCGGGACCTGGTGCCGGCGCAGCGCGTCGGCGATCTCGGCGGGCAGCCGCG
This genomic window contains:
- a CDS encoding cupin domain-containing protein, which encodes MRIIEGAGVWTPPAGAANDWVEHLRVPDLSVGTYCIPAGGVDDQSPHTEDEIYVVTAGRARIVTPGGAAEVGPGSVIFVPAGEEHRFVEVTEDLALLVVFGPAYGSRASGPPTG
- the purE gene encoding 5-(carboxyamino)imidazole ribonucleotide mutase, with the translated sequence MSTVGLIMGSDSDWPTMKAAAEVLAEFEVPYEVEVVSAHRTPVKMIDYGRAAADRGLKVIIAGAGGAAALPGMVASVTPLPVIGVPVPLKHLDGMDSLLSIVQMPAGVPVATVSIGNARNAGLLAVRILAAADRALLDRMSAYQADLEQLVAEKDAALRASLA
- a CDS encoding 5-(carboxyamino)imidazole ribonucleotide synthase, which gives rise to MDSRTGLPVVGMVGGGQLARMTHQSAIALGQSLRVLALAPDDGAALVAADVQYGDHTDLAALRTFAKGCDVVTFDHEHVPNEHIRTLAAEGVKLFPPAEALRYAQDKRAMRERLTELGAPNPAWRPVGEPADLVGFGDEVGWPVVLKAASGGYDGRGVWLVDGPAQAAELAGTLLAGGTRLIVEERVPLRRELAVQVARSPFGQVAAYPVVETVQRDGICVEVLAPAPDLPEELAVAAQQLAIDLATALGVVGLLAVELFEVADPAGRPAIMVNELAMRPHNSGHWTIEGARTSQFEQHLRAVLDYPMGDTALTAPVVVMANVLGGEPGGMSIDERLHHLFAAEPGAKVHLYGKQVRPGRKIGHVTLLGDDLDEVRARAARAARWLREGRGEREE
- a CDS encoding thioredoxin domain-containing protein, which encodes MNRLADATSPYLLQHADNPVDWWPWCDEAFAEAKRRDVPVLVSVGYAACHWCHVMAHESFENEQVGALMNDDFVCIKVDREERPDVDAVYMTATQAMTGQGGWPMTVFATPDGTPFFCGTYYPRPNFVRLLQSVATAWRDQREAVLRQGAAVVEAIGGAQAVGGPTAPLDAALLDAAADQLAKEYDETNGGFGGAPKFPPHMNLLFLLRHHQRTGSERSLEIVRHTCEAMARGGIYDQLAGGFARYAVDGHWTVPHFEKMLYDNALLLRAYTQLWRLTGDRLARRVARDTARFLADELHRPGEGFASALDADTQGVEGLTYVWTPDQLVAALGEEDGRWAADLFGVTPEGTFEHGTSVLKLARDVDDADPAVRARWQGAVGRLLTARDTRPQPARDDKVVAAWNGLAITAIAEFQQVAALYASPDDEDANLMEGVVIVTDGAMRDAAEHLAKVHVVDGRLRRVSRAGVVGEPVGVLEDYGCVAEAFCAMHQLTGEGRWLELAGRLLDVALERFAAPGGGFYDTADDAERLVTRPADPTDNATPSGRSAIVAALVAYAALTGEQRYREAAEAALGTVAPIVGRHARFTGYAATAGEALLSGPYEIAVVTDDPAGDPLVAAAHRHAPPGAVVVAGRADQPGVPLLADRTMVDGRSTAYVCRGFVCDRPVTGVDDLIAQLAGR